The genome window GTGGATCGAAGCGGTTGACCCAGAGAGCAACACCGATCATCGGCAGAGCGACACCGAAGCAAATCAGCCACTGATCCAGATTCATCGGAGCCGTCTCAAATATGCGATTGACAAACGGAGAGTTAGCAAAGATGATCTGCAAAATCACCGCCAGAACAATTCCTACACCGAGGGCGGGAGCGCCGCTAACTTCTTCCTTAGAACCGCTAAACTTAGCAATCAAAGAAGGCAGCAACTGGCTGAGACTCAACAGGTAAAAAATTCTCCCCATTACCAAAGCTTGAATCGCCATCGTGCGGGCCAGTGCCAAAGTTCCCCAATCCGCTTGGCGCACCCATTCAAACATTCCGAAAATCAGAGTCCAGTTGTAAAGAGAAATAGCGACGATCCGCTTGATCCGATTTCCGGTGAGGAAAGGTTCGTTTACCGGTCGGGGCTGCTGTTTCATGACTCCCGCTGACTTGGGCTCGAAAGCCAGGGGCACAGTCATGGTGATCGAGTTGAGCATATTCAGCCAGAGAATTTGTAGCGACAAAATCGGCAATTCTCGACCGAGGAGGGTGCTGAGCAAAATTGTCATCGATTCTCCGCCGTTGACTGGGAGAATGAAGCTGATTGCTTTGAGCAGGTTTTTGTAAACCGATCGCCCTTCTTCGACAGCAGATTCGATCGACGCAAAGTTATCATCGGTAAGAATCATGTCGGCGGCTTCCTTAGAAACCTCAGTACCGCTGCCCATCGCAATCCCGATATCGGCTTGTTTGAGGGCGGGCGCGTCGTTAACGCCGTCTCCCGTCATCGCCACGATTTCGCCTTTTTGCTGCAAAGCTTCTACCAGGCGGAGTTTTTGTTCTGGGGCGACGCGGGCAAAAACTGAGCCGGCTTCTACGGCTTCGCCGAGTTCCTGCTTGCTCATTTCGGCCAGTTGAGCGCCGGTGTAGGCTACAAGTTCCCTGTGGTGCTTGGTTTTGCGGAATCCCATGCGGCGGGCGATCGCCTTGGCTGTAGCGATGTGGTCGCCGGTAATCATTTTGACTTGGATGCCGGCGGTTTGACAAGCTTGGACGGCTGCGATCGCCTCAGCCCGCGGCGGGTCGATCATACCTTGGAGTCCCAAGAAAATCAGCCCTGACTCCAAATCCGAGTGATCGACGGAATTTTGGCTTTGGGGTACGGGCTTTTTCGCTAAAGCCAAGACGCGCAAGCCTTGCTTTGCCATTTCATCGACTTGATGGTGAATTTGTGCGCGATCGACTTCTACCGGATTTCCTTGGGTATCGAGACTGGAACCGCAGCGGCCGAGAATTGATTCTACTGAACCTTTGACGTACAAAATTTTGCCAGTGGGAGTTCGGTGCAGCGTCGCCATGTATTGAAACTGAGATTCAAAGGGAATTGAATCCAGCCGCGGCATTGACTTGGACAAAGTTTGCTGGCTCAATTCGGCTTTTTTGCCAACAGCAATTAACGCTCCTTCTGTCGGATCTCCGACGACTATCCAATCATCATCTTTAAATTCCAAGTGAGAGTCGTTGCAAAGGAGTCCAGCTTGCAAACATTCTTGCAAAGTTGGAGCTTGGCTGACAGTAATTGGCAGTTGGTTGAGTTGAATTTCACCTTCGGGGCTGTATCCCGTACCCGTAACGAAGTAGGATTCGCCGCCAGCATAGATTTCTTGCACCGTCATTTGGTTTTCCGTCAAAGTTCCGGTTTTGTCGGAACAGATGACTGTAGCGCCGCCGAGGGTTTCCACTGCGGGCAATTTGCGGACGATCGCGTGGCGATTTGCCATCCGGGAAACGCCTACGGCTAGGGTGACGGTGATGACGGCGGGCAAGCCTTCGGGAATTGCGCCGACAATCAGGGCTACTGCGGGTTCGACTGCTTCTTTAAAGGCTGAAACTCCCGCAGGGACTGGCCGCCCCAATCTGACTGCGAAGGTCAAGGTTGCCATTCCCAACACGAATAACAGCCAGTTTTGACTGAATTGGTTGAATTTGCGGGTTAAGGGGGTGGTGAGGTCGATGTGGCGATCTAATAGTTGGGAGATTTTGCCGGTTTCGGTTTTATTGGCGATCGCAATTACGATGCCGCTACCTTGGCCAAAAGTGACAAAACTGCCGGCATAGGCCATGTTATCCCGTTCTGCTAGTGGCGTTTCTTGTGGCAGAACCAAGTCTCCAGATAGTCCTAATTCTTTTTCGACAGCAACAGATTCCCCGGTGAGTCCCGATTCGTCGATTTGCAAGTCGCGCACTTTCACTAAGCGCAAGTCTGCCGGTACTTTGTCGCCGGAAGTCAGGATTACTAAGTCGCCGACAACGAGTTCTTTGGAGGGAATTCTTAATTTTTTGCCGCCCCGAATGACTGTGGCTTCTGTGGTGACAGCTTGGGCTAGGGCTTCAATTTTTTTCTCTGCTCCAGCTTCTTGGATGAAACTAATAGTAGCGTTGGTGGTTGTTACGCCCCAAATTACGCTAGCGTTTAGCCATTCTCCGATCGCTGCTTTGATTAAACCTGCACTCAGCAAGATGATCAGGAGGGGTTGGTTAAATTGCAGGATAAATTTTAACCAGGCTGGTTTCCCTGCTTTAACCGTTAGTTCGTTGGGCCCGAATTTCTGTTGGCGACGGTTGGCTTCTGTCGGTTCTAAGCCGTTTTCCAGGTTGGTTTCTAAGATAGTTGCAACCTTGGATATTTCTAGGTAGTGCCAATATTGCTCTGCTACGTCTACATCGTTGGCGGCTCTTGATGGCATGATTCTTCCTGAATATTTGGGGTATCTGACGAGCTTCGATCGCTCCTTAAGAGGCGCGCTCAATACAACTCATCGCTCGTTGGAGCGTGAATATATTGAGCGGCTTAATTTTTTGTTGATTGCTTTAACGGGCTGTGACTTACATCTATATTACAACGGATGTGTCCGTTTGCGGCAAGAGATTTGGGGAATTTTTTGCGACGCTAAATCTTGTTTGGGACTTGGTGGCTAAGGTGGGGAAAAGTCGATCGATCCCCTTGACATTTTGCAAGTTTTAGGTTGGGTTGAAGAAAGGGACGACACGGAAGTCACGGATACACGGATTCATTATTGAGCGCGAGTCAGGAGTTATCGATCGCATAAATGTTACAACCCAGTTAAGCGACCATATTCTGAACTTATAGAAATAGTCGTGACGCTGGTGCTGGGTTCGGTGCTGTTAGTCTGGGAAATGCGGTTCGGGCGGGTGTTAGTTCGATCGTCCGTTACAGAAGAGGATTTGTTTAAGGGCAGAAATTCGCTCGCCCTGGCTTTCGCGATGCCATAGCCTGCGATCGTTTTAACTTGGATGCCGGATGTTTGACAAGCTGGGAGGGCTGCCAGATCAATTCATGACAATCAAGCATCCAGGATACAAGCCCCCGGATTCATCCGTCCAGAAATAAAAAATCTGTATCCGATCGAGGAACCCCCGACTCGATCCGTGGGGTCAATGCTTGAATTCTTTAATCTTTAATCTAAAATCTCAAATCGATTGACTCAATGCTATCAATTGCTAGTGGGCTCGCCCAAAAGACTAAGCGCCCTTTAGACAATTGAATTGAGATTTTGGGCGGCATCGTTCAATTGTTGAGTGCCTAATTTGGTTTGAGTAATACCACTAGCGGTTTCTTTTGCCGCTAGGTTGAGGCTGTTCATAGCATCGACTACTTGTTGAATGGCAACTGCTTGTTGTTGGGCAGTTAGAGAAATTTGTTGATTGTTCAATACCACATTGTTAACAGCATTTGCTACTGCCGAGAAAGCTGCTGCCGTTTCTTGACTAATTTTGGTTCCTTGTTCTACTGTTTTAGTACCTTCCTTTGTCACTGTTACGGTGGAATCGATCGCATTTTTGATATCATCGACAAGGCGGTTAATCTTCTCGGCAGATTCCTTACTTTGATCTGCTAGTTTGCGGATTTCTGTGGCTATGACAGTAAAACCTTTGGCGTTTTCGCCCGCCCGGACTGCTTCTACTGAGGCATTCAGTGCCAGCATATTTGTTTGATTGGCTAAATCTGTGACATCAGTAGAGATATTGCCAATCTGATGGGTTTGTTCGCTCAATCGCAGAATTTGTGCGGCCATTGCCCCGACATTTTCTTTCAAAATTCTCATCGATTCCAGGGTTTGCTCCACTGCTAGGGTTCCCTTTTCAGCTATCTTTAAAGCTTGCCGTGCAGATTCCGCACCAGCTTGGGCTTGCTGGGCTGATTGTTGGGAAGCCGCGCCCAACTCATCCATTGTGATTGTAGTTTGATTTACAGAGCTAGATTGCTGTGCGGCTGTGCGTTCCTGTTCTTCAACTGTGGCAGCAATCTCTGTGGAAGAACTGGCGATCGTATTTGCTACCTGATTGATTGGTCGGATAATTTTATAAAAAATAAATAATA of Oscillatoria nigro-viridis PCC 7112 contains these proteins:
- a CDS encoding HAD-IC family P-type ATPase, with protein sequence MPSRAANDVDVAEQYWHYLEISKVATILETNLENGLEPTEANRRQQKFGPNELTVKAGKPAWLKFILQFNQPLLIILLSAGLIKAAIGEWLNASVIWGVTTTNATISFIQEAGAEKKIEALAQAVTTEATVIRGGKKLRIPSKELVVGDLVILTSGDKVPADLRLVKVRDLQIDESGLTGESVAVEKELGLSGDLVLPQETPLAERDNMAYAGSFVTFGQGSGIVIAIANKTETGKISQLLDRHIDLTTPLTRKFNQFSQNWLLFVLGMATLTFAVRLGRPVPAGVSAFKEAVEPAVALIVGAIPEGLPAVITVTLAVGVSRMANRHAIVRKLPAVETLGGATVICSDKTGTLTENQMTVQEIYAGGESYFVTGTGYSPEGEIQLNQLPITVSQAPTLQECLQAGLLCNDSHLEFKDDDWIVVGDPTEGALIAVGKKAELSQQTLSKSMPRLDSIPFESQFQYMATLHRTPTGKILYVKGSVESILGRCGSSLDTQGNPVEVDRAQIHHQVDEMAKQGLRVLALAKKPVPQSQNSVDHSDLESGLIFLGLQGMIDPPRAEAIAAVQACQTAGIQVKMITGDHIATAKAIARRMGFRKTKHHRELVAYTGAQLAEMSKQELGEAVEAGSVFARVAPEQKLRLVEALQQKGEIVAMTGDGVNDAPALKQADIGIAMGSGTEVSKEAADMILTDDNFASIESAVEEGRSVYKNLLKAISFILPVNGGESMTILLSTLLGRELPILSLQILWLNMLNSITMTVPLAFEPKSAGVMKQQPRPVNEPFLTGNRIKRIVAISLYNWTLIFGMFEWVRQADWGTLALARTMAIQALVMGRIFYLLSLSQLLPSLIAKFSGSKEEVSGAPALGVGIVLAVILQIIFANSPFVNRIFETAPMNLDQWLICFGVALPMIGVALWVNRFDPPN
- a CDS encoding CHASE3 domain-containing protein yields the protein MDNLAESIELQTHTYVVKTNLQAIEKNLVDAETGQRGFIFTGKEEFLDPYKKGTVAFNQTVNETKELIKDNPEQVKRLEEVEKVGQQKLDELAETISLKRAGKEPELRALVISGKGKIFMDEIRDKLAEMLKVEDNLLLQRTKKAKQSEQLATTVSIGGTVVAVVWGSFIILFIFYKIIRPINQVANTIASSSTEIAATVEEQERTAAQQSSSVNQTTITMDELGAASQQSAQQAQAGAESARQALKIAEKGTLAVEQTLESMRILKENVGAMAAQILRLSEQTHQIGNISTDVTDLANQTNMLALNASVEAVRAGENAKGFTVIATEIRKLADQSKESAEKINRLVDDIKNAIDSTVTVTKEGTKTVEQGTKISQETAAAFSAVANAVNNVVLNNQQISLTAQQQAVAIQQVVDAMNSLNLAAKETASGITQTKLGTQQLNDAAQNLNSIV